In Elephas maximus indicus isolate mEleMax1 chromosome 14, mEleMax1 primary haplotype, whole genome shotgun sequence, one DNA window encodes the following:
- the LOC126058361 gene encoding uncharacterized protein LOC126058361: protein MLTKTFFTTLRLHDLVFYGVTRPMLTKTFFTTLRLHDLVFCGVTRPILTKTFFTTLRLHDLVFCGVTRPILTKTFFTTLRLHDLVFCGVTRPILTKTFFTTLRLHDLVFYGMTRPILTKTFFTTLRLHDLVFCGVTRPILTKTFFTTLRLHDLVFCGVTRPILTKTFFTTLRLHDLVFCGVTRPILTKTFFTTLRLHDLVFYGMTRPILTKTFFTTLRLHDLVFCGVTRPILTKTFFTTLRLHDLVFCGVTRPMLTKTFFTTLRLHDLVFCGVTRPILTKTFFTIIRGILGAKMWQSVSITITALETPGAVLLCLIGSL from the coding sequence ATGTTAACAAAGACCTTCTTCACAACCCTCAGGCTACATGACTTGGTGTTCTATGGCGTAACTAGGCCCATGTTAACAAAGACCTTCTTCACAACCCTCAGGCTACATGACTTGGTGTTCTGTGGAGTAACTAGGCCCATTTTAACAAAGACCTTCTTCACAACCCTCAGGCTACATGACTTGGTGTTCTGTGGCGTAACTAGGCCCATCTTAACAAAGACCTTCTTCACAACCCTCAGGCTACATGACTTGGTGTTCTGTGGCGTAACTAGGCCCATCTTAACAAAGACCTTCTTCACAACCCTCAGGCTACATGACTTGGTGTTCTATGGCATGACTAGGCCCATCTTAACAAAGACCTTCTTCACAACCCTCAGGCTACATGACTTGGTGTTCTGTGGCGTAACTAGGCCCATCTTAACAAAGACCTTCTTCACAACCCTCAGGCTACATGACTTGGTGTTCTGTGGTGTAACTAGGCCCATCTTAACAAAGACCTTCTTCACAACCCTCAGGCTACATGACTTGGTGTTCTGTGGTGTAACTAGGCCCATCTTAACAAAGACCTTCTTCACAACCCTCAGGCTACATGACTTGGTGTTCTATGGCATGACTAGGCCCATCTTAACAAAGACCTTCTTCACAACCCTCAGGCTACATGACTTGGTGTTCTGTGGCGTAACTAGGCCCATCTTAACAAAGACCTTCTTCACAACCCTCAGGCTACATGACTTGGTGTTCTGTGGCGTAACTAGGCCCATGTTAACAAAGACCTTCTTCACAACCCTCAGGCTACATGACTTGGTGTTCTGTGGTGTAACGAGGCCCATCTTAACAAAGACCTTCTTCACAATCATCAGAGGAATTTTGGgggcaaagatgtggcagtctgtttccataactattacagccttggaaactccaggggcagttctactctgtcttatagggtccttatga